In Prevotella sp. oral taxon 475, one DNA window encodes the following:
- a CDS encoding Rne/Rng family ribonuclease, whose product MTSEVVIDVQQKEISIALLEDKRLVEYQSEPRAVSFSVGNVYVAKVKKLMPGLNASFVDVGFERDAFLHYLDLGSQFDSYAKYLKQVQSDRRKLYPFAKASRLPDLKKDGSVQTTLTVGQEVLVQIVKEPISTKGPRLTCELSFAGRYLILIPFNDKVSVSSKIKSGEERARLKQLIHSIKPKNCGVIVRTVAEGKRVAELDAELKTLTKYWEDAIEKVQKTQKRPQLVFEETSRAVALLRDLFNPTYENIHVNDEDVFKEVKNYVSMIAPEKVDIVKLYKGKVPIFDNFNITKQIKSSFGKAVNYKHGAYLIIEHTEALHVVDVNSGNRTRSEKGQEANALDVNLGAADELARQLRLRDMGGIIVVDFIDMNLAEDRQLLYERMCKNMQQDRARHNILPLSKFGLMQITRQRVRPAMDVSVDETCPTCFGKGKIKSSILFTDQLERKIDRLVNKIGVKNFYLHVHPYVAAYINQGFISLKRRWQMKYGFGLHIVSSQKLAFLQYEFYDSKKEFIDMKEEIETK is encoded by the coding sequence TCTTCTGGAAGATAAAAGACTAGTAGAGTATCAAAGCGAACCGCGCGCGGTTTCGTTTTCTGTTGGAAACGTCTACGTGGCAAAAGTGAAGAAACTAATGCCAGGACTGAATGCCAGTTTTGTAGATGTAGGTTTTGAACGCGATGCTTTTCTCCATTATCTTGACTTAGGAAGTCAATTTGATTCTTATGCAAAGTATCTGAAACAGGTACAAAGCGACAGAAGAAAACTTTATCCTTTTGCCAAAGCTTCAAGGCTGCCCGACCTAAAAAAGGATGGCAGTGTGCAAACAACACTTACCGTTGGACAGGAGGTTTTGGTGCAGATCGTAAAAGAACCCATCTCTACAAAGGGGCCAAGACTTACGTGTGAACTTTCCTTTGCAGGACGGTATCTGATACTGATTCCCTTTAATGATAAAGTATCTGTTTCTTCAAAGATTAAAAGCGGCGAAGAACGCGCAAGGTTAAAACAGCTGATTCATAGCATCAAACCGAAGAATTGCGGAGTGATTGTGCGAACTGTGGCAGAAGGAAAAAGGGTTGCCGAACTGGACGCAGAACTCAAAACGCTGACCAAATATTGGGAAGATGCTATTGAGAAGGTACAGAAAACTCAAAAAAGACCACAGTTGGTTTTTGAGGAAACCAGCCGAGCTGTAGCCCTGTTGCGCGACTTATTCAATCCGACTTACGAAAACATTCACGTTAATGATGAAGATGTTTTCAAAGAAGTGAAGAACTATGTATCAATGATTGCACCCGAAAAGGTCGACATAGTGAAGCTATACAAGGGAAAAGTTCCCATCTTTGACAACTTCAACATTACAAAACAAATCAAGTCGAGCTTTGGAAAGGCCGTTAATTACAAGCATGGAGCCTACCTCATTATTGAGCATACGGAGGCGTTGCATGTAGTGGATGTCAACAGCGGCAATAGAACCCGATCGGAGAAAGGCCAGGAAGCCAATGCCTTAGATGTAAATCTTGGTGCCGCAGACGAGCTTGCCCGCCAGCTGCGTCTTAGAGATATGGGAGGCATTATCGTTGTAGACTTCATCGACATGAACTTAGCCGAAGACCGCCAATTGCTTTATGAGCGGATGTGCAAGAACATGCAGCAAGACCGTGCACGGCATAACATCTTGCCATTAAGTAAGTTCGGTTTGATGCAAATTACCCGTCAGCGGGTTCGTCCAGCAATGGATGTAAGCGTAGATGAGACCTGTCCCACCTGCTTTGGTAAGGGAAAGATCAAGTCGAGCATCCTGTTTACAGATCAACTTGAAAGAAAAATTGACCGATTAGTCAACAAAATCGGAGTAAAGAACTTCTATTTGCATGTGCATCCTTATGTGGCTGCGTACATCAATCAGGGATTTATTTCCTTGAAGCGTAGGTGGCAGATGAAATACGGATTCGGATTGCACATCGTTTCTTCTCAAAAGTTAGCTTTCTTGCAATATGAATTCTATGACAGCAAGAAAGAATTTATCGACATGAAGGAAGAAATCGAAACCAAATAG
- a CDS encoding nucleoside triphosphate pyrophosphohydrolase family protein, protein MEMNEFQRQALQTAIYPQELRTIYPLIGITGETGEVAEKVKKVIRDRNGIFSKSDRLEIAKELGDVLWYLSVLANDLGYSLDEVVALNIEKIRSRNERGKLHGNGDNR, encoded by the coding sequence ATGGAAATGAACGAGTTCCAACGCCAAGCCTTGCAGACTGCCATCTATCCGCAAGAACTAAGAACAATATACCCACTCATCGGTATCACCGGGGAGACGGGCGAAGTGGCGGAGAAGGTTAAAAAGGTGATTCGTGACAGAAATGGTATCTTTTCGAAAAGCGATAGATTGGAAATTGCTAAAGAACTGGGGGATGTCCTATGGTATCTCTCTGTTTTAGCAAATGACTTAGGCTATTCGCTCGATGAGGTGGTAGCCCTTAACATTGAGAAGATTCGGTCGAGAAATGAACGTGGAAAACTTCATGGCAATGGCGATAATCGATGA
- the mscL gene encoding large-conductance mechanosensitive channel protein MscL: protein MSKILNEFKDFAMRGNVLDMAVGVIIGGAFGKIVSSVVDDLLMPVLGMIIGGIDFKGLSFPIGDAKITYGNFLQNVIDFLIIAFCIFLLIKGVNTLVKKKPEPEAPAAEPQPSNEEKLLAEIRDLLKNKS, encoded by the coding sequence ATGAGTAAAATTTTAAATGAGTTCAAAGACTTTGCCATGCGAGGCAATGTGTTAGATATGGCTGTAGGTGTGATTATCGGCGGTGCCTTCGGAAAAATTGTGTCTTCCGTGGTAGACGATTTGCTGATGCCTGTATTGGGAATGATCATCGGTGGGATTGATTTCAAGGGACTCTCGTTCCCTATCGGAGATGCGAAAATCACCTACGGAAACTTTCTTCAGAACGTGATCGACTTCTTGATCATTGCCTTCTGTATCTTCTTGCTTATCAAGGGCGTCAATACTTTGGTTAAAAAGAAACCTGAACCGGAGGCTCCGGCTGCGGAACCGCAACCCAGTAACGAGGAAAAACTTCTGGCCGAGATTCGCGACTTGCTGAAAAATAAATCCTGA
- the gap gene encoding type I glyceraldehyde-3-phosphate dehydrogenase — MIKIGINGFGRIGRFVFRASLEEANAKDVVVVGINDLCPVDYLAYMLKYDTMHGIFKGTIEADVEKSQLIVNGNVIRVTAERNPADLKWNEVGAEYVVESTGLFLSKEKSQGHLDAGAKYVVMSAPSKDDTPMFVCGVNEKSYVKGTQFVSNASCTTNCLAPIAKVLNDKWGIKDGLMTTVHSTTATQKTVDGPSLKDWRGGRAASGNIIPSSTGAAKAVGKVIPELNGKLTGMSMRVPTLDVSVVDLTVNLAKPAKYDEICAAMKAASEGELKGILGYTEDAVVSSDFLGDARTSIFDAKAGIALTDTFVKVVSWYDNEIGYSHKVVELIKHMAKVNG; from the coding sequence ATGATTAAAATTGGTATTAACGGATTTGGCCGTATCGGTCGTTTCGTTTTCCGTGCTTCTCTTGAAGAAGCAAATGCAAAAGACGTGGTAGTTGTTGGTATTAACGACCTTTGCCCGGTAGACTACTTGGCATACATGTTGAAGTATGACACCATGCACGGCATCTTCAAAGGTACGATTGAGGCCGATGTTGAAAAATCGCAACTCATCGTTAACGGCAACGTTATCCGCGTAACGGCAGAGCGCAACCCTGCCGATCTGAAGTGGAACGAAGTAGGTGCAGAATATGTGGTTGAATCTACGGGACTGTTCCTTTCTAAAGAGAAGTCTCAAGGTCACCTCGACGCCGGTGCTAAGTATGTAGTGATGTCGGCTCCCTCTAAGGACGACACCCCCATGTTTGTTTGCGGTGTAAACGAAAAGAGCTACGTAAAGGGTACACAATTTGTTTCCAACGCTTCTTGTACCACCAACTGCTTGGCTCCTATCGCTAAGGTGCTCAATGACAAATGGGGCATCAAAGATGGTTTGATGACAACGGTTCACTCTACCACTGCTACTCAGAAAACAGTTGACGGACCTTCGTTGAAAGACTGGCGTGGTGGCCGTGCTGCTTCGGGCAATATCATTCCTTCTTCTACCGGTGCTGCAAAGGCCGTAGGTAAAGTAATCCCCGAATTGAACGGCAAACTCACAGGTATGTCCATGCGTGTTCCTACACTGGATGTATCTGTTGTAGACCTCACCGTTAACCTGGCAAAACCTGCTAAGTATGATGAGATTTGCGCTGCCATGAAAGCTGCATCTGAAGGCGAACTGAAAGGCATCCTCGGTTATACCGAAGACGCTGTGGTTTCTTCTGACTTCCTCGGTGATGCACGCACTTCTATCTTCGATGCAAAGGCAGGTATCGCTCTTACCGATACATTTGTGAAAGTAGTTTCTTGGTATGACAACGAAATTGGCTACTCTCACAAGGTGGTAGAACTGATCAAGCACATGGCTAAAGTAAACGGCTAA
- the miaA gene encoding tRNA (adenosine(37)-N6)-dimethylallyltransferase MiaA gives MITVLGPTASGKTGLAVALAAELNAEIISADSRQVYKGMDIGTGKDLADYRLGNRQIPYHLIDIEKPGAKYNLFRYQQDFNTVYEDLAGRGVLPILCGGTGLYIEAVLKGYALSPVPQCAALRKKLSHRSLSQLKRLLIDLKKRNHSHMHNNSDVDTTNRAIRAIEIEFHQLHHPLDRRMLPGIDSLIVGVDIDRDLRRRKITERLKARLNEGMVEEVRALLNGGVTAADLMYYGLEYKYVTEYIIGRSNYEEMFRGLEIAIHQFAKRQMTWFRGMERRGFSIRWLDATLPMQQKIEQVREWIRIANK, from the coding sequence ATGATAACCGTTTTAGGACCGACGGCCAGCGGAAAAACCGGTTTGGCTGTTGCGCTTGCCGCAGAACTGAATGCCGAGATTATCAGTGCAGACAGTAGGCAGGTGTATAAAGGTATGGACATCGGTACGGGAAAAGACTTGGCAGACTATCGCTTGGGCAACAGACAGATACCCTATCACCTGATAGATATCGAGAAGCCGGGAGCAAAGTATAATCTCTTCCGTTATCAGCAAGACTTCAACACGGTTTACGAAGACCTCGCAGGGCGGGGCGTTTTACCGATTCTGTGCGGTGGTACGGGGCTTTATATCGAAGCGGTTCTCAAGGGTTATGCTCTTTCGCCCGTTCCACAATGTGCTGCATTGCGCAAAAAGCTTTCTCATCGCTCGTTGAGCCAGTTAAAAAGACTGCTCATCGATTTGAAGAAACGCAATCATTCGCATATGCACAACAATAGTGATGTAGACACAACAAACCGTGCTATACGGGCCATTGAAATAGAGTTTCACCAGTTGCACCATCCGCTCGACAGGCGAATGCTGCCCGGTATCGACTCGCTGATTGTAGGAGTAGATATCGATAGAGACTTGCGACGTCGTAAAATCACCGAGAGACTAAAAGCAAGATTAAACGAAGGGATGGTGGAGGAGGTGAGAGCCTTGCTCAATGGTGGCGTTACTGCCGCCGATTTGATGTATTATGGACTGGAATATAAATATGTAACCGAATATATAATAGGTAGAAGCAATTACGAAGAAATGTTCCGAGGATTGGAAATTGCCATTCATCAGTTTGCCAAACGTCAGATGACATGGTTCAGAGGAATGGAACGGAGAGGCTTTTCCATTCGTTGGCTGGACGCTACACTGCCTATGCAGCAGAAAATAGAGCAGGTGAGAGAATGGATAAGAATTGCCAATAAATGA
- a CDS encoding diacylglycerol kinase family protein, whose amino-acid sequence MAVNSTRWGVLYCPKRGLYSSGVHWDKIEKSLVDNDIEFDLIQSENTGSVERLIKMLVNNGYKTIIIVGGDSALNDAVNCLMQVEKEIRDEIALGVIPNGLMNDFAHFWGLKEGEVETIIQGLKQRRIRKVDLGYIRYKNKKGETCRRYFLNCINIGLIATIMNLRRKTRRFFGSRTLSFIFSFILLIFQRLEYKMRLKINEDELKRKMMTVCIGNSVGYGQTPNAVPYNGLLDVSVVYHPQMMQLFEGIYLFLRGKFLNHRNVHPYRTRRVEVLEVNRAPIGIDGRQLATPVGPFTIEVEQEIINFLMPD is encoded by the coding sequence ATGGCAGTAAATAGTACGCGTTGGGGGGTGTTGTATTGTCCTAAGAGAGGATTGTACAGTTCGGGAGTGCACTGGGACAAGATAGAAAAGAGTCTTGTCGACAATGATATTGAGTTTGATTTGATTCAAAGTGAAAACACTGGCAGTGTGGAACGACTCATTAAAATGCTAGTCAACAATGGATATAAAACAATTATTATCGTTGGTGGCGACTCCGCTCTCAACGATGCAGTGAACTGTTTGATGCAAGTTGAGAAAGAAATACGAGACGAAATCGCATTGGGAGTGATTCCCAACGGATTGATGAACGACTTTGCACATTTCTGGGGTTTGAAAGAAGGCGAGGTGGAAACAATCATCCAAGGACTGAAACAACGACGCATCCGAAAGGTGGATTTGGGCTATATACGCTATAAAAACAAGAAAGGAGAAACTTGCCGACGGTATTTTCTCAATTGTATCAATATCGGATTGATTGCTACCATTATGAATCTACGCCGAAAAACACGGCGATTTTTCGGTTCACGTACATTATCTTTTATCTTCTCTTTTATTCTCTTAATCTTCCAACGATTGGAATATAAAATGCGCTTGAAGATTAATGAAGATGAACTGAAGCGGAAAATGATGACCGTTTGTATAGGTAACAGCGTGGGATATGGACAGACACCCAATGCCGTTCCTTATAATGGATTGCTGGATGTCTCTGTGGTTTATCATCCACAGATGATGCAATTGTTTGAAGGAATTTATCTGTTCTTGCGCGGTAAGTTTCTCAATCATCGCAATGTGCACCCTTATCGCACACGCAGAGTGGAGGTATTGGAGGTAAACCGTGCCCCAATCGGTATTGACGGGCGACAGTTGGCAACTCCTGTAGGCCCTTTTACGATTGAGGTTGAACAGGAAATCATCAACTTTCTAATGCCTGATTAA
- a CDS encoding Crp/Fnr family transcriptional regulator, with product MATEIGISKVEAIKIIAALWHPLTKAQRKVLLKSMKIRKFEKNEVIYRGSDSPRDLMCLVFGKVKVYKEGVSGRSHILRAIKSIDFFGYRAFFAEEDYKTSAMAIDDCEVAFFPIELIANMMKENNAMSMFFLKHLAKLLGTSDDRTVSLTQKHIRGRLAETLIFLKDCYGVEEDGVTLCIYLSREDLASMSNMTTNNAIRTLSAFAAEDLIEIDGRKIKIIEDKDLRKVSRIG from the coding sequence ATGGCAACAGAAATAGGCATCAGCAAGGTTGAGGCAATTAAGATTATTGCAGCCTTATGGCATCCCCTCACCAAGGCGCAACGGAAAGTGCTTTTGAAGAGTATGAAGATAAGGAAGTTCGAAAAGAACGAAGTTATCTATAGGGGTTCCGACAGCCCTAGAGACTTGATGTGCCTTGTTTTTGGCAAGGTGAAAGTCTACAAAGAGGGAGTCAGTGGCAGAAGTCATATTCTCCGCGCCATCAAATCGATAGACTTCTTTGGCTATCGGGCTTTCTTTGCCGAAGAAGATTACAAGACTTCAGCCATGGCTATTGATGATTGTGAAGTGGCCTTCTTTCCGATTGAACTCATTGCTAATATGATGAAGGAGAACAACGCCATGAGTATGTTCTTCCTTAAGCACTTGGCAAAATTGCTCGGAACCTCTGATGATCGGACGGTGAGCCTTACTCAGAAACACATTCGTGGAAGATTGGCCGAGACGTTGATCTTCTTAAAAGATTGTTACGGTGTGGAAGAAGATGGTGTGACATTATGTATCTACCTCAGTCGGGAGGATCTAGCCAGTATGTCTAATATGACAACGAACAACGCCATACGCACATTGTCCGCCTTTGCAGCAGAAGATCTTATCGAAATAGACGGCAGAAAAATAAAAATTATAGAGGATAAAGATCTCAGGAAGGTGAGCCGGATAGGTTAA
- a CDS encoding glycogen debranching enzyme N-terminal domain-containing protein: MSYIRFEKSLMTNLEEALPKELLRTNRSGAYSCSSIVDCNTRKYHGLLVVPVPELDDENHVLLSALDVSVIQHGAEFNLGLHKYQGDNYSPKGHKYIREFNCDKVPTTLYRVGGVLLKKEVVFQHFEDRILIRYTLEDAHSATILHFKPFLAFRSVRQFTHENSVASREYFSVENGIKTCMYAGYPDLYMQFSKKNNFVFQPDWYHGVEYTKEQERGYASNEDLYVPGYFEVDIKKGESIVFSASIQEFKTKGLSKLFETEVEERSPRDNFFHCLVNAAHQFHINTNAGDHYLLAGYPWFKCRARDTFISLPGLTLAIEEEDYFEAVMKTAEKGLREFMKGKPLTVKIAEIEQPDVLLWAIWAIQQYAREVGKSKCLEKYGRLIEAIINYILASKHPNLFVETNGLVRTNGKNQAVTWMNSTINGRPAVPRSGFIVEFNALWFNALKFAATMAAENRNEKRAEELERHAALCKKSFVTTFLNEYGYLYDYVDGNMVDWSVRPNMIFAVALDYSPLDQNQKKTVLDVCTRELLTPKGLRSLSPKSGGYNPMYVGAQIQRDYAYHQGTAWPWLGGFYMEACLKLYKRTRLSFIERQMVGYEDEMFYHCLGTIPELFDGNPPFHGRGAISFAMNVAEILRTLELLERYSYQ; this comes from the coding sequence ATGAGTTATATACGATTTGAAAAATCCCTAATGACAAATCTTGAAGAAGCTTTGCCTAAGGAATTATTACGGACAAACAGATCGGGAGCTTACTCGTGTTCGTCTATCGTAGACTGCAATACGAGGAAGTATCACGGTTTATTGGTTGTTCCGGTTCCTGAACTTGACGATGAGAACCATGTGTTGTTGTCGGCACTGGATGTATCGGTTATCCAACATGGAGCAGAGTTCAACTTGGGATTGCACAAGTATCAAGGGGACAACTACAGTCCGAAAGGACACAAGTACATCAGAGAATTTAATTGCGATAAAGTGCCAACGACACTCTATCGCGTGGGTGGCGTGCTATTAAAGAAGGAAGTGGTTTTCCAACACTTCGAAGATAGAATCCTTATTCGGTACACCTTGGAAGATGCTCATTCGGCAACAATACTCCATTTCAAACCGTTTTTGGCTTTCCGCAGCGTGCGACAATTCACGCATGAGAATTCTGTGGCCTCGCGTGAATACTTCTCTGTCGAGAACGGAATCAAAACTTGTATGTATGCTGGCTATCCCGACTTGTACATGCAGTTCAGCAAGAAGAACAATTTTGTTTTTCAACCGGATTGGTATCACGGCGTAGAATACACCAAAGAACAAGAACGCGGTTACGCTTCTAATGAAGATTTGTACGTGCCGGGCTATTTCGAGGTGGATATTAAGAAAGGTGAGAGTATCGTTTTTTCGGCTTCTATCCAAGAGTTTAAAACCAAAGGGCTGAGTAAACTTTTTGAGACAGAGGTGGAAGAACGTAGTCCGCGCGACAATTTCTTTCACTGTCTAGTGAATGCAGCACACCAATTCCACATCAATACAAACGCAGGCGATCATTATTTGCTGGCTGGTTATCCGTGGTTCAAGTGTCGTGCCCGCGACACCTTTATTTCTCTACCAGGACTAACGCTTGCCATTGAAGAGGAAGATTATTTTGAAGCGGTGATGAAAACCGCCGAAAAAGGACTTCGTGAATTCATGAAAGGAAAACCCCTTACAGTGAAAATTGCGGAAATAGAACAACCAGATGTTTTGCTCTGGGCCATTTGGGCCATCCAGCAATATGCACGCGAGGTGGGAAAATCTAAATGTTTGGAGAAATACGGCCGATTGATAGAAGCCATTATCAATTATATCCTCGCCAGTAAACATCCTAATCTTTTTGTAGAAACAAACGGACTGGTAAGAACCAATGGAAAAAACCAAGCTGTAACTTGGATGAATTCTACCATTAACGGACGTCCGGCAGTTCCACGCTCTGGTTTTATCGTCGAGTTCAATGCTCTTTGGTTCAACGCTCTTAAATTTGCGGCTACGATGGCGGCAGAAAATAGAAACGAGAAGAGAGCCGAAGAACTAGAAAGACATGCTGCTTTATGCAAAAAATCTTTCGTGACAACTTTCTTGAATGAGTATGGCTATCTATATGATTATGTGGATGGCAACATGGTAGATTGGAGTGTTCGACCCAATATGATATTTGCCGTGGCGTTGGATTATTCTCCATTGGATCAAAATCAAAAGAAAACGGTGCTGGATGTATGCACTCGTGAATTGCTGACTCCAAAGGGATTGCGGTCTCTTTCACCAAAAAGTGGCGGTTATAATCCCATGTATGTGGGAGCGCAAATTCAACGTGACTATGCCTATCACCAAGGTACAGCATGGCCCTGGCTGGGCGGCTTTTATATGGAAGCTTGTCTAAAACTCTACAAACGAACACGACTCAGCTTCATCGAGCGACAAATGGTGGGTTATGAAGACGAAATGTTTTACCACTGTTTGGGTACAATTCCCGAACTCTTCGACGGTAATCCACCATTCCATGGACGCGGGGCCATTTCGTTTGCAATGAATGTTGCCGAAATACTTCGCACATTAGAATTGCTTGAAAGGTATTCATATCAATAA
- a CDS encoding glycosyltransferase family 4 protein has protein sequence MKVLMFGWEYPPHILGGLGTASFGITEGLHAQGDMQITFCLPKPWGDEDKTAANIVAMNCVPVVWRDIDHEYLKGRLNNVMDTDFYYQLRDHIYADFSYMNVNDLGCIEFSGRYPDNLHEEINNYSIVAGVVARQQEYDIIHAHDWLTYPAGIHAKHVSGKPLCIHVHATDFDRSRGKVNPTVYSIEKDGMDNADCIMCVSELTRQTVINQYHQDPRKCFTVHNAVYPLAQELMDIPRQNHEGKEKLVTFLGRITMQKGPEYFVEAANMVLHRTRNVRFCMAGSGDMMDQMIYLAANRGIADRFHFPGFMRGKQVYECLKASDVYVMPSVSEPFGISPLEAMQCGTPTIISKQSGCAEILNTCIKVDYWDIHAMADAIYSICHNDSLFHYLQEEGKNEVDQITWEKVGRWIRTLYERTINNN, from the coding sequence ATGAAAGTACTAATGTTTGGTTGGGAGTATCCTCCTCACATCCTTGGCGGTTTGGGTACAGCGAGTTTCGGCATTACCGAAGGACTACATGCACAGGGTGACATGCAGATTACTTTCTGTCTGCCCAAACCCTGGGGCGATGAAGACAAGACGGCAGCTAATATTGTGGCGATGAACTGCGTGCCGGTAGTATGGAGAGACATTGATCATGAGTATCTGAAAGGACGGTTGAACAATGTCATGGATACCGATTTTTACTACCAACTACGCGACCATATCTATGCCGACTTCAGCTATATGAACGTCAACGACTTAGGTTGCATTGAGTTCTCAGGGCGTTATCCGGACAATTTGCACGAAGAAATCAACAACTATTCCATCGTAGCCGGTGTGGTAGCACGCCAACAGGAATACGATATTATCCACGCACATGACTGGCTTACCTATCCTGCGGGTATCCATGCTAAACACGTCTCAGGCAAACCGCTGTGCATCCATGTACATGCCACCGACTTTGATCGCTCTCGTGGAAAGGTAAATCCCACAGTCTATTCCATCGAGAAAGACGGAATGGATAACGCTGACTGCATTATGTGCGTATCTGAACTGACTCGACAGACCGTCATCAACCAATACCACCAAGACCCACGCAAGTGTTTCACCGTTCACAACGCCGTTTATCCCTTGGCACAAGAACTGATGGACATTCCGCGACAGAACCACGAAGGGAAGGAAAAATTAGTGACATTCCTCGGAAGAATCACTATGCAGAAAGGGCCCGAATATTTTGTCGAGGCTGCCAACATGGTATTACACCGCACCCGTAACGTGCGTTTCTGCATGGCAGGGTCGGGTGATATGATGGATCAAATGATCTATCTTGCTGCCAACCGCGGCATTGCCGATCGGTTTCATTTCCCTGGTTTTATGCGTGGAAAGCAGGTTTACGAGTGTCTAAAAGCCTCTGACGTCTACGTGATGCCCTCCGTGAGCGAACCTTTCGGTATCTCGCCACTTGAGGCCATGCAGTGTGGCACACCCACCATCATCTCTAAACAGAGCGGATGTGCCGAAATTCTAAATACCTGTATCAAGGTAGACTATTGGGACATCCACGCCATGGCCGACGCAATCTACTCCATCTGCCACAACGATAGTCTCTTCCACTATCTGCAAGAGGAGGGTAAAAATGAAGTAGACCAAATCACTTGGGAGAAAGTAGGCCGCTGGATTCGCACCCTCTACGAGAGAACCATCAACAACAACTAA
- a CDS encoding glycoside hydrolase family 57 protein produces MKTICLYFEIHQIIHLKRYRFFDIGTDHYYYDDYENERTITDIAERSYMPALNALLEMVKANDRYFKVAFSLSGVGIEQLEMHAPQVLDKLQELNETGCVEFLAEPYSHGLSSLINEDCFEAEVKKQSQKIKEYFGQKPKVLRNSSLIYNDDIGLKASQMGFKGMLTEGAKHILGWKSPHYLYHCTLSPNLKLLLRDVRLSDDISLRFNNSNWEEYPLFADSYIRKISALPDEEQVINIFMELSALGIAQPLSSNILEFMKALPGCAKAAGITFSTPTELCTKLKSVGSLDVPYAISWTDEERDVSSWLGNPMQREAFNKLYSVADRVRIANDVRINQDWDYLQASNNLRFITTKASGVGVDRGIYSSPFDAFTNYMNILGDFINRVNSLYPEDIDNEELNSLLTTIKNQGDEIQMKEKEIARLQTKIAKIEAEGDKLRAKMDKTTAKVKKKKED; encoded by the coding sequence ATGAAAACGATATGTCTATATTTTGAGATACACCAGATTATCCATCTCAAACGCTACCGTTTCTTCGACATCGGTACCGACCATTATTATTACGACGACTACGAAAACGAACGTACTATCACCGATATAGCCGAGCGGTCGTACATGCCCGCACTCAATGCCTTATTAGAGATGGTAAAAGCCAACGACCGATACTTCAAAGTAGCTTTCTCGCTTTCAGGTGTAGGTATCGAACAACTCGAAATGCACGCACCGCAAGTGCTCGATAAGTTACAGGAACTTAACGAAACTGGTTGTGTAGAATTTCTCGCCGAGCCCTATTCCCACGGACTCTCCTCACTTATCAACGAAGATTGTTTCGAGGCCGAAGTGAAAAAACAAAGCCAGAAGATCAAAGAATACTTCGGACAGAAGCCCAAAGTGCTACGCAACTCATCGCTCATCTATAACGATGACATTGGACTAAAAGCTTCGCAGATGGGATTTAAAGGCATGCTCACCGAAGGAGCCAAGCACATTCTCGGCTGGAAGTCACCACACTATCTCTATCATTGCACCCTTTCGCCTAACCTCAAACTGCTCCTGCGCGACGTGCGCCTTAGCGACGACATCTCCCTACGCTTCAACAACAGCAATTGGGAAGAATACCCCCTCTTTGCCGACAGTTACATCCGTAAAATCTCAGCCCTGCCCGACGAAGAACAAGTCATCAATATCTTCATGGAACTCTCGGCTTTAGGTATCGCCCAACCTCTCTCCAGTAATATCCTCGAATTTATGAAAGCCCTCCCAGGCTGTGCCAAAGCCGCAGGCATCACTTTCTCCACACCTACCGAACTCTGCACTAAGCTCAAGAGCGTAGGTTCTCTTGACGTGCCCTACGCCATTTCCTGGACTGATGAAGAACGCGATGTCAGCAGCTGGTTGGGTAACCCCATGCAGCGCGAAGCTTTTAATAAACTCTACAGTGTAGCCGATCGTGTACGCATTGCCAACGACGTCCGCATCAATCAAGACTGGGACTATCTCCAAGCCTCCAACAACCTGAGATTCATCACCACCAAAGCCTCTGGCGTAGGCGTAGATCGGGGCATCTACAGTAGCCCCTTTGATGCCTTTACCAACTACATGAACATTCTGGGCGACTTCATCAACCGTGTCAACAGCCTATATCCCGAAGACATTGATAATGAAGAACTCAACAGCCTCCTCACCACCATCAAAAACCAAGGCGACGAAATCCAAATGAAAGAAAAGGAGATTGCCCGCCTGCAAACCAAGATCGCTAAAATCGAGGCCGAAGGAGATAAACTCCGAGCAAAGATGGATAAAACGACAGCAAAGGTTAAAAAGAAAAAAGAAGATTGA